In one window of Aceticella autotrophica DNA:
- a CDS encoding glycosyltransferase — MRKKDLSVDHILRLTDDTGIFQHSLYATPDLSKGYTTDDNSRALIAISMLYETYKDNRLLGLLYKYMSFLLYAQNDKGMFKNFMDYNRKFIEETGSEDCFGRCLWSLGYILNISLPKGLKNSAIHLLKKALPNVYKLSYVRSKAYTLIGLCYLYNSKISSFNVNDIVNDIKDMINLLSNDLLEQYNKNADEKWKWFEDTITYSNALIPWALIKSYSVIKKKEILDAAIESMNFLERIYFKNDYFKPVGCKGWFKKNKEPAEFDEQPIEACETALMYVEAYHVLKERKYMEKAIKCDKWYLGENSKKISLIDSETGGCYDGITNEGVNLNEGSESIISRIIANMAVNNDYLIF, encoded by the coding sequence ATGAGGAAGAAGGATTTATCTGTTGACCATATCTTAAGACTTACCGATGATACAGGTATTTTTCAGCATTCACTGTACGCCACACCTGACCTTAGCAAAGGATATACGACAGATGACAATTCAAGAGCACTTATTGCCATATCAATGCTATATGAAACATATAAAGATAATAGACTTTTGGGGCTTTTATATAAATACATGTCTTTCCTGCTTTATGCTCAAAATGATAAAGGCATGTTTAAAAACTTCATGGATTACAACAGAAAATTTATAGAAGAAACCGGTTCAGAGGATTGCTTCGGCAGGTGTTTATGGTCTTTGGGATATATTCTGAATATCTCGTTACCAAAAGGGCTTAAAAATTCCGCTATTCATTTATTAAAAAAAGCACTGCCCAATGTTTATAAGTTGAGTTACGTTAGAAGTAAAGCATATACACTTATAGGTTTATGCTATTTGTATAATTCTAAAATTAGCAGTTTTAATGTAAATGATATAGTAAATGATATAAAGGATATGATTAATTTACTTTCAAATGACCTATTGGAGCAATATAATAAAAATGCAGATGAAAAATGGAAATGGTTTGAAGATACGATAACATACAGCAATGCGTTAATTCCATGGGCATTAATAAAGTCATATAGTGTAATAAAGAAAAAAGAGATTTTGGATGCAGCAATTGAAAGTATGAATTTTTTGGAAAGGATATACTTTAAGAATGATTATTTTAAACCAGTGGGTTGCAAAGGCTGGTTTAAGAAGAATAAAGAACCGGCTGAATTTGATGAACAGCCTATAGAGGCATGTGAAACAGCATTAATGTATGTTGAAGCATATCATGTTTTAAAAGAGAGAAAATACATGGAAAAAGCTATAAAATGTGATAAATGGTATTTAGGAGAAAATTCAAAAAAGATAAGTCTTATTGATAGTGAAACAGGTGGATGTTATGACGGTATAACAAATGAAGGTGTTAATCTAAATGAGGGTTCAGAAAGTATTATCTCGAGGATAATTGCAAATATGGCGGTTAATAATGATTATTTGATATTTTAA
- a CDS encoding glycosyltransferase family 4 protein: MGEKSIGKKIAFLSTYPPRECGIATFTQDLVNEIKKIKLINPPIIIAIDNGDYEYDEDVKYELKQYNRDCYIKLAEKLNKSDIDLLVIEHEYGIYGGEDGEYIIDLIDKLNIPFITVFHTVLSNPSEKQLFILKELGKKSDKIVVMAKNVIPLLKNVYEINKDKIEVIPHGVPSIPVLPKEILKEKYGLKGRTIISTFGLINPGKGIEYGIEAVSKVARKYNNILYLILGETHPNLKKKFGEEYRDKLKKLVKNLGIDDNVKFINKFLTKKEVIEYLNISEIYMTPYLGKEQAVSGTMAYAAGLGKLIISTPYKYAEEILNEGRGLFADFKDSDSLAKCIEYVLENPEKKRLMELEMKKFGKSMMWDNVAHMYVKLFLAVLDSCETKGKAV, encoded by the coding sequence GTGGGCGAGAAATCAATAGGTAAAAAAATAGCATTTTTAAGCACATATCCGCCGAGAGAATGCGGAATTGCTACATTTACACAAGACCTTGTAAATGAGATTAAAAAGATTAAGCTTATTAATCCTCCTATAATTATTGCAATAGACAATGGTGATTATGAATATGATGAGGATGTTAAATATGAATTAAAGCAATATAATAGAGATTGTTATATTAAACTTGCAGAAAAATTAAATAAATCAGATATTGACCTCTTGGTAATAGAACATGAATATGGAATATACGGCGGGGAGGATGGAGAATATATCATAGACCTTATAGATAAGCTGAATATTCCATTTATAACGGTATTTCATACCGTTCTTTCAAATCCCAGTGAAAAGCAGCTTTTTATTTTAAAAGAACTCGGTAAGAAAAGTGATAAAATCGTGGTAATGGCTAAAAATGTTATACCATTGCTTAAAAATGTGTATGAAATAAATAAGGATAAAATTGAAGTTATTCCACATGGGGTGCCAAGTATACCTGTATTGCCTAAGGAAATTCTTAAAGAGAAATATGGACTTAAAGGAAGAACAATTATAAGTACATTTGGACTGATTAATCCGGGTAAGGGCATAGAATACGGTATTGAAGCTGTTTCAAAGGTCGCAAGGAAGTATAACAATATATTGTATCTTATTTTGGGTGAAACACATCCCAATTTAAAGAAAAAATTCGGTGAAGAATACAGGGATAAACTTAAAAAACTTGTTAAAAATTTGGGTATAGATGATAATGTAAAATTTATTAACAAATTTCTTACTAAGAAGGAAGTAATAGAGTATCTTAACATATCAGAAATATATATGACACCATATCTTGGAAAGGAACAGGCAGTTAGCGGTACAATGGCATATGCTGCCGGTTTAGGAAAACTTATTATATCGACGCCGTATAAATATGCTGAAGAAATTTTAAATGAAGGCAGAGGATTATTTGCAGATTTTAAAGATTCTGATTCCTTAGCCAAATGTATTGAATATGTACTTGAAAATCCCGAGAAAAAAAGACTTATGGAATTAGAAATGAAAAAATTCGGCAAGTCTATGATGTGGGATAATGTTGCACATATGTATGTAAAGCTATTTTTGGCGGTATTGGATTCTTGCGAAACAAAGGGTAAAGCTGTATGA
- a CDS encoding NDP-sugar synthase has protein sequence MKALLLAGGKGTRLRPITNNLPKPMVLIMGKPLLERTILNLKNYGVDEVVLSTCYKSKHIKDFLKDGAELGVKINYITEDIPLGTGGAIKKAEEFFDDTFIILNSDIVSDIDYAELIRYHKEKKAHVTIAMTEVQDPSQYGVIEFNDSGFVTAFKEKPKIGETSSKFINAGVYIFEPEVLKEIPANSVVSIEKETYPSLLKKGYNLAAYKFHGYWIDIGTLNKYKKVHEDILTGKCRILCKNKGEILLDKKGIIIEKGVKIHPTARIFGPAYIGNNVFIDAYAKIGPYAVIGNESYIGYKSTIKSSVIWDNVRINESVKLCNAVITSKCIVKRDTEVLDTVLIS, from the coding sequence ATGAAAGCCTTATTATTAGCTGGAGGCAAAGGCACAAGATTAAGACCTATTACAAATAATTTACCTAAACCAATGGTTCTTATTATGGGGAAACCCCTTTTGGAAAGAACCATATTAAATCTTAAAAATTATGGGGTTGATGAGGTTGTTTTAAGTACCTGCTATAAATCAAAGCATATAAAAGATTTTTTAAAAGATGGAGCAGAACTTGGTGTAAAAATAAATTATATCACAGAGGATATTCCTCTTGGTACAGGTGGAGCAATTAAAAAAGCTGAAGAATTTTTTGATGATACGTTTATTATTTTAAATTCCGATATTGTCAGTGACATAGATTATGCCGAACTTATAAGATACCACAAAGAAAAGAAAGCGCATGTTACTATTGCAATGACCGAAGTTCAAGACCCTTCCCAATATGGAGTTATTGAATTTAATGACAGTGGATTTGTAACAGCCTTTAAGGAAAAACCAAAAATCGGTGAAACTTCTTCTAAGTTTATCAATGCGGGTGTATATATATTTGAACCTGAGGTATTGAAGGAAATACCGGCAAATAGTGTAGTATCAATAGAAAAAGAAACATATCCGTCCTTACTTAAAAAAGGATATAATTTGGCGGCATATAAATTTCATGGATATTGGATAGATATAGGCACGCTAAATAAATATAAGAAGGTTCATGAAGATATACTTACGGGAAAGTGCAGAATCTTATGTAAAAACAAAGGTGAAATTTTATTAGATAAAAAAGGCATTATTATTGAAAAGGGTGTTAAAATACATCCAACCGCAAGAATTTTTGGACCTGCATACATAGGCAATAATGTTTTTATAGATGCTTATGCAAAAATTGGACCATATGCAGTAATAGGTAATGAATCATATATTGGTTACAAAAGTACGATTAAGTCCAGTGTAATATGGGATAATGTCAGAATAAATGAATCTGTTAAACTTTGCAATGCCGTTATTACATCAAAATGTATTGTAAAAAGGGATACCGAAGTTCTTGATACCGTTTTAATTAGTTAG
- a CDS encoding glycosidase, with translation MIKLKRLINKPVLTPLKESNWQSAAVFNCAAIYDNNLFHLIYRATDIGPNKRYGNYISRLGYAVSKDGINFTRRLQPILSNDVEQELRGCEDPRIVKIDDIYYMMYIGFGGRYDEDYRICLATSKNLIDWKRHGIVLNEPNKDAALFPQKINGKYVMFHRRHPDIWIAFSDDLKNWYGHKRIIKPIEGSWESIRVGIAGPPIATKEGWFLIYHGADDNHVYRLGAALLDFNDPSKVIARQKEPILEPELEWEINGYTPNVVFSCGNAIKDGVIYVYYGGADTVIGVAALDMKDIKFE, from the coding sequence ATGATTAAATTAAAGCGATTAATAAATAAACCTGTTTTAACACCATTGAAAGAAAGTAATTGGCAAAGTGCGGCTGTATTTAACTGTGCAGCCATATATGACAATAATTTATTTCATTTAATTTATAGAGCAACAGACATAGGACCCAATAAAAGATATGGAAATTACATTTCAAGACTTGGATATGCGGTATCTAAGGATGGGATAAATTTTACAAGGCGATTACAACCTATATTGAGCAACGATGTAGAACAAGAATTAAGAGGATGTGAAGACCCGAGAATTGTTAAAATTGATGATATTTATTATATGATGTATATAGGCTTTGGCGGTAGATATGATGAGGATTACAGAATATGTTTAGCCACATCAAAAAATCTGATTGATTGGAAAAGACATGGCATTGTACTAAATGAACCTAATAAGGATGCAGCATTATTCCCGCAGAAAATAAATGGGAAATATGTTATGTTTCACAGGAGGCATCCGGATATATGGATTGCTTTTTCTGATGATTTGAAGAACTGGTATGGGCATAAAAGAATTATTAAACCAATTGAAGGGTCATGGGAAAGTATAAGAGTAGGTATTGCAGGTCCTCCAATTGCAACAAAAGAAGGATGGTTTTTGATATATCATGGTGCAGATGATAATCATGTATATAGGTTAGGAGCTGCTTTATTAGATTTTAATGACCCAAGCAAGGTAATTGCGAGGCAGAAAGAACCTATTTTGGAACCGGAACTGGAGTGGGAAATCAATGGATATACTCCAAATGTAGTATTTAGTTGTGGTAATGCGATTAAAGACGGGGTAATATACGTTTATTATGGAGGTGCTGATACGGTAATCGGTGTTGCTGCACTTGATATGAAGGATATTAAATTTGAGTAA
- a CDS encoding Nramp family divalent metal transporter codes for MSGNKKTFFKNMLLFLALMGPGIITGSVDNDAGGITTYSVAGATYGYKLLWTLIPSFIVLLVIQEMNARMGIVTGKGLADLIRENFGVKITFFIFLGLFTADIGNTATEFAGVAGSMQVFGISKYLAVPLVAIAVWFLIVKGTYKFAEKVFLIFSLFLLSYGVSAILSKPDWSQVGTAIIKPTLEFNTDYLSMTIGVIGTTIAPWMQFYMQSSVIEKGIKLEDYKYTIWDVIIGCIATIVVAFFIIVASAATLHVNHIKINDAKDAAMALKPLAGALASKVFAFGLFIASVFSAAILPIATAFYICEAFGFEAGVDKKLEEAPQFYFLFTTIMAIAVAIILIPNAPLIAITIWTQVINGILLPVVLISMIMLVNNKDIMGNYINKPVNNGIAWSTIVILIVLTVVLVLSSIIPNIL; via the coding sequence GGAAGTGTTGATAATGATGCCGGAGGTATAACGACATATTCAGTTGCAGGAGCAACCTATGGATATAAACTTTTGTGGACATTAATACCATCTTTCATAGTTCTTCTTGTTATTCAGGAGATGAACGCCAGAATGGGTATTGTTACAGGTAAAGGTCTTGCTGACCTTATTAGAGAAAATTTTGGTGTGAAAATAACTTTTTTTATTTTCTTAGGACTCTTTACTGCCGATATCGGAAATACAGCGACGGAATTTGCCGGTGTTGCAGGGAGTATGCAGGTTTTTGGTATAAGTAAGTATTTGGCTGTTCCACTTGTTGCTATTGCGGTATGGTTTCTAATTGTTAAAGGGACATATAAGTTTGCAGAAAAAGTATTTTTGATATTTAGTTTGTTCCTTCTATCATATGGAGTATCTGCAATTCTTTCAAAACCTGATTGGTCTCAGGTCGGAACGGCGATAATAAAACCGACGCTTGAATTTAATACGGATTATTTAAGTATGACAATAGGTGTAATAGGTACCACCATAGCACCATGGATGCAGTTTTATATGCAATCCTCAGTTATAGAAAAGGGAATAAAATTAGAAGATTATAAATATACAATATGGGATGTTATCATAGGATGTATTGCAACAATTGTGGTTGCGTTTTTTATAATAGTTGCAAGTGCTGCAACTCTTCATGTAAATCATATTAAAATTAATGATGCAAAAGATGCTGCAATGGCATTGAAGCCGTTGGCTGGCGCTCTTGCTTCAAAGGTTTTTGCATTTGGACTTTTTATAGCTTCTGTTTTTTCTGCTGCAATTTTACCAATAGCTACTGCATTTTATATTTGTGAAGCCTTTGGATTTGAAGCAGGGGTTGATAAAAAATTGGAAGAAGCTCCGCAATTTTATTTCCTTTTTACTACAATAATGGCTATAGCCGTAGCTATTATTTTGATACCAAATGCGCCACTTATTGCTATAACCATCTGGACACAGGTGATAAATGGAATACTGCTGCCGGTGGTGCTTATATCAATGATAATGCTTGTAAACAATAAAGATATAATGGGGAATTATATAAATAAACCTGTTAATAATGGAATTGCATGGAGTACAATAGTTATCTTGATCGTACTTACGGTAGTATTAGTTCTTTCATCTATTATTCCTAATATCTTATAA